Proteins encoded within one genomic window of Humulus lupulus chromosome 1, drHumLupu1.1, whole genome shotgun sequence:
- the LOC133777595 gene encoding uncharacterized protein LOC133777595, protein MAKIKGDQKESKVGKIMKAPLRALIKARDLYIKSMTQCSSHFDYGAAMGCPTAHVNTLPRSFSVGSAKSTSNTDDFRELVKAASARSLGSKIDHHHNLDLRKSPAAAARPHNLPKSRSVGFGRIDEDKACDEFEENVDEVIRTTNVYPRSRSYAVHRRTLF, encoded by the coding sequence ATGGCCAAAATCAAAGGTGATCAGAAAGAAAGCAAGGTGGGTAAGATCATGAAAGCTCCTCTAAGGGCTTTGATCAAGGCTAGAGACTTATACATAAAGAGCATGACTCAGTGCTCGAGTCATTTCGATTATGGAGCAGCCATGGGGTGTCCCACGGCCCATGTCAACACTCTGCCGAGAAGCTTCAGTGTCGGCTCTGCCAAGTCCACCAGCAATACGGACGATTTCAGGGAGCTTGTGAAGGCTGCTTCGGCGAGGAGCCTTGGCAGTAAGATCGATCATCATCATAATTTGGATCTTAGAAAGTCTCCGGCGGCTGCTGCCAGACCCCATAACTTGCCCAAAAGTCGAAGCGTGGGATTCGGTCGGATTGATGAAGACAAGGCTTGTGATGAGTTTGAAGAAAACGTCGATGAGGTGATCAGAACTACTAATGTTTATCCCAGGAGCAGAAGCTATGCTGTTCATAGGAGAACATTGTTTTAA